DNA from Sphingomonas psychrotolerans:
AACCCGATGCCATGACCGGCGACCGCGGCCTCGATGATGAAATCGCTGTCGTTGAACACCAGTTGGCCATCGACCTTGACGTTGAGTGCGCGACCGTCCTTGTCGAATTCCCAGGCGTAGAGGCCGCCGGAACTCACCCAGCGCATGTTGATGCAGCGGTGTTGGCCCAAATCGTCCGGCGTCCCGGGCATGCCGTGCTCCGCGAAATAGGAAGGTGCGCCGATCGCCGCGAGGCGCAGCATAGGGCCGACGCGGACAGCGATCATGTCCTTTTCCAGCCGCTCGCCGAGACGAATGCCGGCATCGAAGCGCTCGGCGACGATGTCGGTGAGGCCGTTCTCGACATTCACTTCGATGTTGATGTCGGGATGCGCGGCGAGCAGCCGATCGACGACGGGCCAGAGCACTGTGCGCACCGCGTGTCGCGACGCCGTGACCCGAACGGTGCCGGCGGGCCGTTCGCGAAGCTCGGTCAGCGAGGCGAGCTTCAGGTCGATCTCGTCGAGCGCCGGACGAAGCGTCTCGATCAGCCGTTCGCCGGCTTCGGTCGGCGCGACGCTGCGGGTCGTGCGGGTGAGCAGGCGTAGCCCCAGCCGGGCCTCCAGCCGCCGCATCGAGTGGCTGAGCGCGGACTGCGAGATACCGAGTTTCGCCGCCGCGCGCGTGAAGCTCCGCTCGTCGGCGACGGCAAGGAACATCGCGAGACTGCCCAGTTCCTCACGCCGCATCGCGGGCTTGCCATTCTGGTTTCATGATCTGGAGTCATAGGCCCAAGTGATTTGCCTTGTCTAATCACGGGGATCGCGAAGGCGTATCCGGGAGGTGAGCAGGAGCACAAGCATGCAAAAACGGAAACTGGGCCGCACGGGCCTCGAGGTATCGGCGATCGGTCTCGGCTGCATGGGGCTCAGCTATGCCTATGGGCCGGCGACCGACCGGCAGGAGGCGATCAAGCTCATCCGCGCCGCGCACGAACGCGGGGTGACCTTTTTCGACACCGCCGAGGCCTATGGGCCGGGCGTCAACGAGGAAGTGGTCGGCGAAGCGCTTGCGCCGGTCCGCGACGCAGTCGTGATCGCAACCAAATTCGGTTTCAAGGACGGCATTCCCACCCACGGCGTCGACAGCCGCCCCGAGCGGATCCGCGAGGTTGCCGACGCGGCGCTCAAGCGGCTCGGCACCGATCGCATCGACCTGTTCTATCAGCACCGGGTCGATCCCGATGTGCCGATCGAAGACGTGGCGGGCACAGTGAAAGAGCTGATCGCAGCCGGCAAGGTGCACCATTTCGGCCTGTCCGAAGCCGGCGTCGAATCGATTCGCCGTGCTCATGCGGTGTTGCCGGTCGCCGCGCTCCAGAGCGAATATTCGCTATGGTGGCGCGAGCCCGAGGCGGAGATCCTGCCGCTTCTGGAGGAGCTCGGCATCGGCTTCGTGCCGTTCAGCCCGCTTGGCAGGGGCTTCCTCACCGGTGCGATCGACGCGAATACGAAGTTCGGCAGCGACGATTTCCGCGGCAGCGTGCCGCGCTTCTCCCCGGAGGCGCTCGCGGCCAATCAAGGGCTGGTGACGCTGATCGGCGAGATTGCCGCGGCCAAGGGCGTCACCTCCGCCCAGATCGCGCTCGGCTGGCTGCTGGCGCAGCGGCCGTGGATCGTTCCCATCCCCGGCACGACCAAGCTGCACCGGCTCGAGGAGAATCTTGCCGCCGCCGACGTTACGCTGGGCGCGGAGGATCTGGCCCGTATCGAGCAGGCGCTTGCCGGCATCGAAGTGCAGGGTGCGCGGTATCCGGCCGCGCTGCAGACGCTGGTGCGCGGCTGAGACGGGAGATGACGCACCGGCACGATCGCGCCGAACGGCGCGGGCGTATTTCGCGGTGACAAGCGGGGCGAGGGACGGAAGTCAGATGGATGGAACCGGCGAGCGATACTCGATATCGTCAACCATGTTGAACCGCCGGGCCATGACGGGCGTTGGCCGCAGGACGGGAGCCAGGACGATATGAAGGATGATGACTTCGGCATCACACGCCGCGGCGTGCTGGCCAGCAGCGGTGCCTCGCTGGCGATCGCCACGGTTCCTCCGGCGCGCGCGCAGATTGCGCCCGCGCCGCAGCCTTTGCCGGCCGCGATGAAGGTCGCTCTCACGGTCAACGGCAAGCAGCATGCGCTCGAGGTCGACACCCGCACCACGTTGCTCGACGCGCTTCGCGAGCATCTGCATCTGACCGGCACCAAGAAGGGCTGCGACCACGGCCAGTGCGGCGCCTGCACGGTCATCGTCGAAGGGCGGCGGATCAATTCCTGCCTGACCCTCGCGGTGATGCACCAAGGCGACCACGTCACTACGATCGAAGGCCTCGGCACGCCGGACAAGCTGCATCCGATGCAAGCTGCCTTCGTCAAGCATGACGGCTATCAATGCGGCTATTGCACGCCGGGCCAGATCTGCTCCGCGGTCGCGGTGCTCGACGAGATTCGCAAGGGCGTGCCCAGTCACGCGACGCAGGATCTCAATGCCCGTCCGCGCGCGACCAACGACGAAATGCGCGAGCGGATGAGCGGCAATATCTGTCGCTGCGGCGCCTATTCGAACATCCTCGATGCGATGACCGAAGTTGCGGGGAGGCGCGCATGAGGCCGTTCAGCTACGAGCGGGTTGCGACGCCCGCCGAGGCGGCGAACGCCGCGGCACGCACCCAGGGCGCGAAGTTCATCGCGGGCGGAACCAATCTGCTCGACCTGATGAAGCTCGAGATCGAGGCGCCGACGCATCTGATCGACGTCAACGGCGTCGGCCTCGACCGGATCGAGGCGACCGCCGAGGGCGGCCTGCGCATCGGCGCGCTGGTCCGCAACACCGATCTCGCCGCCGACAAGCGGGTGCGCAAGGACTATGCGTTGCTTTCGCGCGCGCTGCTCGCGGGTGCCTCGGGCCAGCTGCGCAACAAGGCGACGACCGCGGGCAATCTGCTCCAGCGGACGCGCTGCCCCTATTTCTACGACACCAACCAGCCGTGCAACAAGCGCAAGCCCGGCAGCGGCTGTGCGGCGATCGGCGGATATAGCCGCCAGCTCGGCGTGATCGGGACCAGCGAGGCCTGTATCGCGACGCATCCGAGCGACATGGCCGTCGCGATGCGCGCGCTCGATGCAGTCGTCGAGACCGTGAAACCCGATGGCGCGACCCGGGCGATCCCGATCGCCGACTTCCATCGCCTGCCCGGCGACACTCCGCATATCGAGACAATGCTCGAGCCGGGCGAGCTGATCACCGCGGCGACGCTGCCCGTGCCGGTCGGCGGCACGCATATTTATCACAAGGTCCGCGACCGTGCGTCTTATGCCTTTGCGCTCGTCTCGGTGGGCGCGATCGTCCGGCGCGACGGCAGCGGCAGAGTCGCCGTCGGCGGGATCGCGCACAAGCCATGGCGGGTCGAGGCTGCCGAGGCGGCGATGCCGCGCGGGGCAAAGGCAGTGGCCGAAGGGCTGTTGGCCGGCGCGAGGCCGACTGACGACAATGCATTCAAGCTGACATTGGTCGAGCGCACGCTCGGCGCGGTGCTGGCGCAGGCGAGGGGCTGATCGTCATGAAGTTCGACACCCCCGCCGGGACCAACCCGATCGATCAGCTCAAGGTGATCGGCAAGCCCTTCGACCGGATCGACGGGCCGCGCAAGACCACCGGCACTGCGCCTTATGCCTATGAACACCGGGCTCCGAACGCGGCCTATGGCCATGTCGTGGGCGCCGCGATCGCCAAGGGGCGGATCACTTCGATCGACCTGAGCGCCGCCAAAGGCGCGCCGGGCGTGCTCGCGATCGTCACCGCCGACAATGCCGGCAAGCTCGGGAAGGGCAATTTCAATACCGCCAGGCTGCTCGGCGGGCCCGAGATCGAGCATTATCACCAGGCCGTGGCGCTGGTCGTCGCAGAGACCTTCGAGCAGGCGCGCGCCGCCGGGGCGCTGGTCCGGGTCGATTATGCCCGCGGCAAGGGCGCGTTCGACCTCGCCGCCGAACGCGACGGTGCGAAGCCCAGCAAGGATCAGCCGGACATCAAGGTCGGCGACTTCGCCGCGGCATTCGCCGCCGCGCCGGTCACGCTGGATGCGACCTATCATACCCCCGACCAGGCGCATGCGATGATGGAGCCGCACGCGACCGTCGCCGCATGGGAAGGCGACCAGCTGACCTTGTGGACCGCGAACCAGATGATCGACTGGAGCCGCGGCGACGTGGCGAAGACGCTGGGCATCCCGCGTGAGAAGGTGCGGCTGATCTCGCCTTATATCGGCGGCGGGTTCGGCGGGAAGCTGTTCGTCCGCGCCGACGCGATCCTCGCCGCATTGGGGGCGAAAGCGGCGGGGCGCCCGGTCAAGGTCGCACTGCCGCGGCCGCTGATGTTCAACAACACCACGCACCGCCCCGCAACGATCCAGCGTATTCGCATCGGGGCGACGCGCGAGGGCAAGATCACTGCGATCGGGCATGAAAACTGGTCGGGCGATCTGCCCGGCGGCGGGATCGAGAATGCAGTGCAGCAGACCCGGTTGCTCTATGCGGGCCCCAATCGGCTGATCACTGCGCGGCTGGCGGTGCTCGACCTGCCCGAAGGCAATGCGATGCGCGCGCCCGGCGAGGCGCCGGGGCTGATGGCGCTCGAGATCGCGATGGACGAGATGGCGGAGAAGCTCGGGATGGACCCGATCGAGTTCCGCATCCGCAACGACACCCAGGTCGATCCCGAAAAGCCGGAGCGCCGCTTCTCGCAGCGCCAGCTCATCGAATGCCTGCGCCTCGGCGCCGACCGCTTCGGCTGGAGCAAGCGCAGCGCGACTCCGGCGGCGGTGCGCGACGGCGCGTGGCTGGTCGGTATGGGGGTCGCCGCGGGCTTCCGCAACAATCTGGTGATGAAATCGGCCGCGCGAATCCGGTTGAGCCCGGCGGGCCGGGTCACGGTCGAGACCGACATGACCGACATCGGCACCGGCACCTATACGATCATCGCCCAGACGGCCGCCGAGATGATGGGGGTGCCGCTGACCAGCGTCGAGGTGAAGCTCGGCGATTCGAGCTTTCCGGTTTCCGCCGGCTCCGGCGGGCAATGGGGCGCCAACAGCGCGACTGCGGGCGTCTATGCCGCGTGCGTCAAGCTGCGCGAGACCGTGGCGCAGAAGCTCGGCTTCAACTCGGCCGATGCGGTGTTCGCCGGCGGCAAGGTTCGCTCGGGCAACCGCAGCGTGCCGTTAGGGAAGGCGGCGGCACGCGGCGAGATCGTGGTCGAGGACCAGATCGAGTTCGGCGACCTTGCGAAGAAATACCAGCAATCGACTTTCGCCGGCCATTTCGTCGAGGCGGCGGTGCACAATTATACCGGCGAGATCCGTATCCGCCGGATGCTCGCGGTCTGCGCGGCGGGCCGCATCCTCAACCCGAAATCGGCGCGCAGCCAGGTGATCGGCGCGATGACGATGGCGGCGGGCGCCGCGTTGATGGAGGAGCTGGCGGTCGACAAGCGTTTCGGCTTCTTCGTGAACCACGATCTTGCCGGCTACGAAGTGCCCGTGCACGCCGATATCCCGCACCAGGAAGTGATCTTCCTCGACGAGGTCGATCCCGTGTCGTCGCCGATGAAGGCCAAGGGCGTCGGCGAACTGGGTATCTGCGGCGTGGCTGCCGCGGTTGCCAACGCGGTCTACAATGCCACGGGGGTCCGCGTGCGCGACTATCCGGTCACCCTGGACAAGCTCCTGGAACGGCTGCCGACTCCGCAGGATCGTTAACGCGCAGCCAGTCCGATTGAGACGCCTACCGCGCGGAGTGCTGCCGCCGATCCGCGCAACGCGTCTTCTTCCTCGCTCGACAGATCGGGGATCAGCACTCTTTCGATACCTCCCGCGCCAAGGACGCAAGGCAGGCTCAGGTACAGATCCTCAATTCCCAGCTGGCCGGTCAGCAAGGTCGAAACGGGCAGCACCGCATGTTCGTCGCGCACGATGGCTTCGCAGATCCGGACGATCGCGGTGGCCACGCCGAACGACGTATAGCCCTTGCCGGTCATGATCGTATAGGCGGCGTCGCGAACCTTCTGCGCGACTTCGGCCCGATCGGGCTCAGGCGCGGGCGAAGCGAACGCCGCCATGTCCAGGCCGCCAACGCGCAGACTGGAAAAGGCGACCACCTCGCTGTCTCCATGTTCGCCGAGCACCAGCCCCTCCACTGCACCCGGCGCCACTCCCAGGCGGAGCGCGAGTTCCTGCCTGAGCCGGCTGGTGTCCAGCAAAGTTCCGGTGCCGATCACCCGCGATGACGGCAGCCCGGCGCGACGGAAGGCAACCAGCGACATCACGTCCACCGGGTTGGCGGCGATCAGAATGACCCCAACGAAGCCGGCGGCGATCAATTGATCTACGCACGACGTAACGATCTCCGCGCTTCCGGACGCAACCGACAGGCGGGATTGAGAGCCATGCGTGGCCCCTCCAGCGGTTATGACCGCAATGCTGGCGGTGCGCGCATCCGCGTAGGCGCCTGCCCAGATTTTCGCCGGCCGCGCCAGTGCGTTGGCATCTCTGAGATCGGCAGCTTCGGCCCTGGCGAGGTCCGCGTTGCTGTCGATCAGGACAATCTCTCTGAACAAGGCCCGAAGCATCAGGGCATAAGCGGCAGTCGCACCGACATGGCCCGAACCCACGATGGCAATGCGGCTTCCCGGAGGCGTTAAGTCCGTCACGATTTGATCTCCAGATTTTTGGCCCGCGCCCCGCGAATATGCGTCTAGACTGCCGCTTCGGCAGGTCCCGCGTCGACGGCCTTGCCCTCGGCCGGCCGGGCATGCTCGAGCAATATCTTGGTTCCCGGCGTGCCGTCCACGATGGTGACGCGCGCGTCCAGCTGTTTTGCGAGCGCCTGGACGATATTGGTCCCGAGGCCGGGCTTGGCCTCGCCGGGCCGTTTCGGCATGCCGACGCCATCGTCGGCAACCGACAGGGTCCAGTCGCCGCCCTCGCTGTCATAGTCTACGACGATCTTGCCCTGCTGCCCTTCGGGAAAGGCGTGCTTGAGAGCATTGATGACGAGTTCGGTGACGACCAGCCCGATGCTCACCGAAATATCGGCGTCGACGCGGCTATCGTCGCCTTTGACTTCGAGATTGATCTGGTCGCGATCGTGGATCATCGATGCGCCGATGCTCTCGCACAATTGGCTCAGATAGGGCCGCAGGCTGACCCGATCGACCGACGAGACTGCGAGCTGCTTCTGGATCGCGGCAACCGACATCACGCGATGATGGGCATTGTGGAGATGGCTTCGCGCCTCTTCCGACTGCACTTTCCTCGCGCTCTGCAACAGCACGCTGGCGATGATCTGGAGGCTGTTGGCGACACGGTGCTGGAGTTCCTGCAGCAAGATGCCCTTATCGCGGATCAGGTCCTCATTCATTTTCTCGGCGATCCGCGCGTCGGTCACATCGGCAATGGCGAGCAGGAGGCGGATATCCTCGCCTGCGCCATAATCGAGCTTGTGCGCGTTGACGACCAGCCGGCGTAGCGCGCGACCTTCGCGCTTGAGGTCGAATTCGTAATTCTTGACTTCGGCGAAGCCGGAGGCGGTTGCCTTCAGCAGTGAATGGAGCTGCGGTATTGCCCATTCACCTGCACCCAATGCGGCGAATTCGCGTCCCACGAGGGTGGACCCGTCGATCCCGAAGACGTGACAGAAGACCTGGCTGGCGGCGATCACGGCGCGGTTCTCGTCAAGCAGCAGCAGGGGCGCGTGCGAAGAAGCCACCACCGCCATGGCGAGCTTAAGGTCGAGATCGGAACGGATTGGTGATGCGGGAGGCATAGAGCCCTTTCGGCCCCGGGGAGGGCTGGGTCGCGCGTTTCACGGCGTAAACACGACCTGATTGAGGTATAGCACGCGCTTGCGCCCCGGATCGTAACAATTCGACAGGCCATGCAGCCAACGCGGTCAAATAATGGCAAATCACTAACGCAGAGAAGGACTCGTTGCGCGGCGGAACGATCTTCGTTCGACCAAGTCCAATTTCGCCGCTTATAATGGCCGCCATTAACAAGGCTGCCGGGCGGAGGGTAATTTGGAAGGCGAGGCGTATTTCTTCGCAACGCTGGAGGTAATACTCTCTTGCGAACCCGAGATCGCGACTGCGTTGTTCGCGCACGGGCGCGTACGTCCCGTCGAAGGGCGCAGGCATATCGTACACCAGGGCGACCTGCTCGACACGATGTGGCTCGTGCTCGACGGCAGGATCAAGATCGAGTCGAGCTCCTCCACCGGCCACGAAAATACGCTGGAAATGCTCTGGGTTGGTCCACTCAACCAACGGCGCTGCGCTGTCCGATGGTCTCGGGCTAGCGTCGTGCCCGCGAACCCACTGAACCGGTTCAGGCGCTCTGAAGCGGTTGGTGGCGAAGCCGGGGCAAGACATGTCGAGCGAACAGGTCGGCCTCGGCGATGTGCGGATAGCCCGACAGGATGAACGCATCGATGCCGAGCGCGCGATACGCCTCGAGCTTGGCGAGGACCTGGTCGGGATTGCCGACGATCGCCGCGCCGCAGCCGGAGCGGGCGCGCCCGATTCCGGTCCACAGATTATCCTCGACATAGCCGTCGCCGCTCGCCGCCTCGCGCAGTTCGGCCTGCCGGCGCACGCCCGCCGAGGCCGCATCGAGCGAGCGGGCGCGGATCGCTTCGCCTTGCGCCGCATCGAGCCGCGACAACAGCCGATCGGCCGCCGTCCGCGCCTCGGCTTCGGTCTCGCGGACGACGACATGGACGCGGTAGCCGAAGCGCAGTGTGCGGCCGCGCGCCGCTGCCCGGCGGCGCAGATCGGCGACGATCTCGGCGACTGCCTCGATCCGGTCGGGCCACATGAGGTAAACGTCCGCGCCCTCGGCCGCGGCTTCGCGTGCATCTTCCGACAGGCCACCGAAATAGAGCAAAGGCGCGCGCCCCGAGACGGTGGTGATACGGGGCGGCTCGAGCTTGAGCTTCCAGAACTCGCCCTGATGATCGAGCGGCTTACCGTCGAGCAATGTCTTGAGGATGTGCATCGCCTCGACCGTGCGCCGATAGCGCGGGCCGGACGCCAAGGTCTCGCCGGAAGATCGGACGAGATGATGTTCACCGTCAGCCGTCCGCCGAGGATCCGGTCGATCGTGGCGATCTGGCGCGCGAGCTGGGGCGGCCAGCTCTCGCCGATGCGCACTGCCATCAGCAGCCGGAGGCGTCGGAGCAAGGGCGCGACCGCCGCGGCGAAGGCAGTGGTGTCGATGCCCAGCGCGTAGCCCGAGGGAAGCAGCAGATTGTCGTAGCCGCCGGTCTCCGCCGCCAGCGCGATGTCGCGGCAAT
Protein-coding regions in this window:
- the paoA gene encoding aldehyde dehydrogenase iron-sulfur subunit PaoA, whose protein sequence is MKDDDFGITRRGVLASSGASLAIATVPPARAQIAPAPQPLPAAMKVALTVNGKQHALEVDTRTTLLDALREHLHLTGTKKGCDHGQCGACTVIVEGRRINSCLTLAVMHQGDHVTTIEGLGTPDKLHPMQAAFVKHDGYQCGYCTPGQICSAVAVLDEIRKGVPSHATQDLNARPRATNDEMRERMSGNICRCGAYSNILDAMTEVAGRRA
- a CDS encoding L-lactate dehydrogenase, coding for MTDLTPPGSRIAIVGSGHVGATAAYALMLRALFREIVLIDSNADLARAEAADLRDANALARPAKIWAGAYADARTASIAVITAGGATHGSQSRLSVASGSAEIVTSCVDQLIAAGFVGVILIAANPVDVMSLVAFRRAGLPSSRVIGTGTLLDTSRLRQELALRLGVAPGAVEGLVLGEHGDSEVVAFSSLRVGGLDMAAFASPAPEPDRAEVAQKVRDAAYTIMTGKGYTSFGVATAIVRICEAIVRDEHAVLPVSTLLTGQLGIEDLYLSLPCVLGAGGIERVLIPDLSSEEEDALRGSAAALRAVGVSIGLAAR
- a CDS encoding aldo/keto reductase, with the translated sequence MQKRKLGRTGLEVSAIGLGCMGLSYAYGPATDRQEAIKLIRAAHERGVTFFDTAEAYGPGVNEEVVGEALAPVRDAVVIATKFGFKDGIPTHGVDSRPERIREVADAALKRLGTDRIDLFYQHRVDPDVPIEDVAGTVKELIAAGKVHHFGLSEAGVESIRRAHAVLPVAALQSEYSLWWREPEAEILPLLEELGIGFVPFSPLGRGFLTGAIDANTKFGSDDFRGSVPRFSPEALAANQGLVTLIGEIAAAKGVTSAQIALGWLLAQRPWIVPIPGTTKLHRLEENLAAADVTLGAEDLARIEQALAGIEVQGARYPAALQTLVRG
- the paoC gene encoding aldehyde oxidoreductase molybdenum-binding subunit PaoC is translated as MKFDTPAGTNPIDQLKVIGKPFDRIDGPRKTTGTAPYAYEHRAPNAAYGHVVGAAIAKGRITSIDLSAAKGAPGVLAIVTADNAGKLGKGNFNTARLLGGPEIEHYHQAVALVVAETFEQARAAGALVRVDYARGKGAFDLAAERDGAKPSKDQPDIKVGDFAAAFAAAPVTLDATYHTPDQAHAMMEPHATVAAWEGDQLTLWTANQMIDWSRGDVAKTLGIPREKVRLISPYIGGGFGGKLFVRADAILAALGAKAAGRPVKVALPRPLMFNNTTHRPATIQRIRIGATREGKITAIGHENWSGDLPGGGIENAVQQTRLLYAGPNRLITARLAVLDLPEGNAMRAPGEAPGLMALEIAMDEMAEKLGMDPIEFRIRNDTQVDPEKPERRFSQRQLIECLRLGADRFGWSKRSATPAAVRDGAWLVGMGVAAGFRNNLVMKSAARIRLSPAGRVTVETDMTDIGTGTYTIIAQTAAEMMGVPLTSVEVKLGDSSFPVSAGSGGQWGANSATAGVYAACVKLRETVAQKLGFNSADAVFAGGKVRSGNRSVPLGKAAARGEIVVEDQIEFGDLAKKYQQSTFAGHFVEAAVHNYTGEIRIRRMLAVCAAGRILNPKSARSQVIGAMTMAAGAALMEELAVDKRFGFFVNHDLAGYEVPVHADIPHQEVIFLDEVDPVSSPMKAKGVGELGICGVAAAVANAVYNATGVRVRDYPVTLDKLLERLPTPQDR
- a CDS encoding FAD binding domain-containing protein, with protein sequence MRPFSYERVATPAEAANAAARTQGAKFIAGGTNLLDLMKLEIEAPTHLIDVNGVGLDRIEATAEGGLRIGALVRNTDLAADKRVRKDYALLSRALLAGASGQLRNKATTAGNLLQRTRCPYFYDTNQPCNKRKPGSGCAAIGGYSRQLGVIGTSEACIATHPSDMAVAMRALDAVVETVKPDGATRAIPIADFHRLPGDTPHIETMLEPGELITAATLPVPVGGTHIYHKVRDRASYAFALVSVGAIVRRDGSGRVAVGGIAHKPWRVEAAEAAMPRGAKAVAEGLLAGARPTDDNAFKLTLVERTLGAVLAQARG
- a CDS encoding LysR family transcriptional regulator, which encodes MRREELGSLAMFLAVADERSFTRAAAKLGISQSALSHSMRRLEARLGLRLLTRTTRSVAPTEAGERLIETLRPALDEIDLKLASLTELRERPAGTVRVTASRHAVRTVLWPVVDRLLAAHPDINIEVNVENGLTDIVAERFDAGIRLGERLEKDMIAVRVGPMLRLAAIGAPSYFAEHGMPGTPDDLGQHRCINMRWVSSGGLYAWEFDKDGRALNVKVDGQLVFNDSDFIIEAAVAGHGIGFVMADHVPQQLADGTLLRVLEDWCEPFDGYYLYYPSRRQPSPAFSLVLEALRYRD
- a CDS encoding sensor histidine kinase yields the protein MAVVASSHAPLLLLDENRAVIAASQVFCHVFGIDGSTLVGREFAALGAGEWAIPQLHSLLKATASGFAEVKNYEFDLKREGRALRRLVVNAHKLDYGAGEDIRLLLAIADVTDARIAEKMNEDLIRDKGILLQELQHRVANSLQIIASVLLQSARKVQSEEARSHLHNAHHRVMSVAAIQKQLAVSSVDRVSLRPYLSQLCESIGASMIHDRDQINLEVKGDDSRVDADISVSIGLVVTELVINALKHAFPEGQQGKIVVDYDSEGGDWTLSVADDGVGMPKRPGEAKPGLGTNIVQALAKQLDARVTIVDGTPGTKILLEHARPAEGKAVDAGPAEAAV